In one window of Dokdonia sp. PRO95 DNA:
- a CDS encoding mannose-1-phosphate guanylyltransferase, with the protein MENTKNYYALLMAGGVGSRFWPVSTQSFPKQFHDMLGTGETLLQKTFNRLAKIVPEDQILILTNTDYNDLVKEQLPSIKQKNIVLEPAMRNTAPCILLSALKVEKENPDAVMVVAPSDAWIEDEDAFVEDLQKAFDAAQQEETIVTLGIQPSFPNTGYGYINYDKSDNAFAKAVKRFTEKPDYPTAKEFVASGEYLWNAGMFIWSVKTVVNSFKSFLPEMYNLLNEGNEVYNLPEEQDFINEAYPKAENISIDFGVMEKHQNVKVVPATFDWNDLGTWGSLYDKMEGDSGKDAVVNARIIATNTSGNIIRTASNKVVVVDGLKDYIIVEKEDVLVIVPKSKEQDIKEIRNEVQSKFGNNLG; encoded by the coding sequence ATGGAGAACACTAAGAATTATTACGCATTGTTAATGGCAGGAGGAGTAGGTTCAAGGTTTTGGCCAGTGAGCACACAATCATTTCCAAAGCAGTTTCACGATATGCTGGGTACTGGGGAAACCTTGTTGCAAAAGACATTTAATCGTCTAGCTAAGATTGTTCCAGAAGACCAAATTCTCATACTAACTAATACAGATTATAATGATCTTGTAAAAGAGCAATTGCCTTCTATCAAACAAAAAAACATCGTACTTGAGCCAGCTATGCGCAACACAGCACCGTGTATTCTTCTTTCTGCATTAAAGGTGGAGAAAGAAAACCCAGATGCCGTGATGGTTGTCGCTCCTAGTGATGCGTGGATAGAAGATGAAGATGCCTTTGTTGAAGATCTTCAGAAAGCTTTTGATGCAGCACAACAAGAAGAGACCATTGTGACATTAGGTATACAGCCTAGCTTTCCTAATACTGGATATGGTTATATAAACTATGATAAAAGTGATAACGCTTTCGCGAAAGCGGTAAAACGTTTTACAGAAAAACCGGACTATCCTACTGCTAAGGAGTTTGTTGCCAGTGGAGAATATCTCTGGAACGCAGGAATGTTTATATGGAGCGTAAAAACGGTTGTAAACAGTTTTAAATCTTTCTTACCAGAGATGTACAATTTACTTAACGAGGGTAATGAGGTGTACAATTTGCCAGAAGAGCAAGATTTTATAAATGAGGCATATCCAAAAGCAGAAAATATAAGTATCGATTTTGGAGTGATGGAGAAGCATCAAAATGTAAAAGTGGTTCCAGCAACTTTTGACTGGAATGATCTAGGTACTTGGGGATCTCTCTATGATAAAATGGAGGGAGATTCTGGAAAGGATGCCGTTGTAAATGCGCGTATCATCGCAACAAATACCTCAGGAAATATCATTAGAACTGCAAGTAATAAAGTGGTAGTAGTAGACGGACTTAAAGATTATATTATCGTCGAAAAAGAAGATGTTCTCGTTATTGTGCCTAAAAGTAAAGAACAAGACATTAAAGAAATACGCAATGAGGTGCAATCTAAATTTGGTAATAACTTAGGATAG
- a CDS encoding SprT-like domain-containing protein — protein MVEVLKKYIPERAAAPVFALIKEHAVYLKIVNERVTRHGDYRILADGQHQITVNVSLNKYRFLVTLVHEIAHLVAFKKYGRAIKPHGKEWKHTFQYLMLPFIRPEIFPADLLPYLARHFKNPRASSDTDAHLSVALKNYDPPSNKNYIFELPTGSTFKIYNGKIFKKGRKRVKRYECIEISTGRTYLFQPNAEVEIID, from the coding sequence GTGGTAGAAGTCCTCAAAAAATATATTCCAGAAAGAGCGGCTGCTCCTGTCTTTGCTTTGATAAAAGAGCATGCTGTTTATCTCAAGATTGTAAATGAACGAGTAACAAGACACGGGGATTATAGAATACTTGCAGATGGGCAGCACCAAATCACAGTAAACGTAAGTCTCAATAAATACAGGTTTTTAGTCACTTTAGTTCATGAAATAGCGCATCTAGTTGCTTTTAAAAAATATGGTAGAGCAATCAAACCTCATGGTAAAGAATGGAAACATACTTTTCAATACCTGATGTTACCTTTTATAAGACCAGAGATATTTCCAGCAGATTTATTACCTTATTTAGCTCGACATTTTAAAAATCCTAGAGCGAGTAGTGATACAGATGCTCATCTTTCTGTAGCGCTAAAGAACTATGACCCACCTAGTAATAAAAATTATATATTTGAGTTGCCCACGGGATCTACATTCAAGATTTACAATGGGAAAATATTTAAAAAAGGCAGAAAGCGTGTAAAACGTTATGAATGTATAGAGATAAGTACAGGTAGAACATATCTATTTCAGCCTAACGCCGAGGTAGAAATCATAGATTAA
- a CDS encoding SDR family oxidoreductase → MKRIIITGTSRGIGFELAKKFAKEGHQVLALSRKHTPCADLNLQNLTAFPFDITDQSHFQKVIDFIESDWEGVDVLINNAGALLNKPFAETTVADFEMVYKVNVFGVAELTRTVLPYMTAGAHVVTVSSMGGIQGSMKFPGLAAYSSSKGAVITWSELLAEEYKEQGIAFNVLALGAVQTEMLEEAFPGYEAPLTAMQMADYLSNFALTGNQFYNGKVLQVSASTP, encoded by the coding sequence ATGAAAAGAATCATAATTACAGGTACGAGTAGAGGGATAGGTTTTGAGCTTGCAAAGAAGTTTGCAAAAGAAGGGCACCAAGTACTTGCGCTTTCGCGAAAGCATACTCCTTGTGCAGATTTAAATTTACAGAATCTCACTGCTTTTCCATTTGATATTACAGACCAATCACATTTTCAAAAAGTCATAGATTTTATTGAAAGTGATTGGGAAGGAGTAGATGTGCTGATAAATAATGCGGGTGCTTTACTTAATAAGCCATTTGCAGAGACTACCGTTGCAGATTTTGAAATGGTGTACAAAGTAAACGTGTTTGGCGTTGCCGAGTTAACGCGTACGGTACTTCCATATATGACAGCTGGTGCACATGTAGTAACGGTGTCTAGTATGGGCGGAATCCAAGGAAGCATGAAGTTTCCGGGTCTAGCTGCATATAGCTCAAGTAAAGGAGCGGTTATTACATGGAGCGAACTCTTAGCCGAAGAATACAAGGAACAGGGCATAGCATTTAATGTACTGGCTCTAGGTGCCGTGCAGACAGAAATGTTAGAAGAAGCATTTCCTGGCTATGAGGCGCCCTTAACGGCTATGCAAATGGCAGATTATCTATCTAATTTTGCCTTAACAGGAAATCAGTTCTATAACGGTAAAGTATTGCAGGTTTCTGCTAGTACACCGTAA
- a CDS encoding M28 family peptidase codes for MKNILVLVGALVLVGCGSPSPLVGVKGENVSTAPASQVTMVMPDIKKMKSVKSTMEFLASDELQGRDTGSKGIEMAAQFIEARFKDAGIKPYFENYRDPFDANGVEAFNIVGVLEGNDPKLKDEVIIIGAHYDHIGTAKAVGDDTIANGANDNAAGTTTVLALTDHFTKAKSNKRTIIFTLYSAEEKGLLGSKDLSSRLKAAGIDLYTMISIEMVGVPMVDKDHSLYASGYEKSNFAEKFNQYAGEKVIGFLPKAKEFNLFKRSDNYPFFLDFNIPAHTISSFDFTNYDHYHGVGDEADKMDIDFMEGLIKKLIPGITGMANSPNKEIKMN; via the coding sequence ATGAAAAATATCTTAGTATTAGTAGGAGCCCTTGTTTTAGTGGGCTGTGGGTCACCCTCTCCTTTAGTAGGTGTAAAGGGAGAAAACGTGAGTACTGCACCAGCGAGCCAAGTAACGATGGTTATGCCAGACATCAAAAAAATGAAGTCTGTAAAAAGCACGATGGAGTTTCTAGCTTCAGATGAGCTTCAAGGTCGTGATACGGGAAGTAAAGGAATTGAGATGGCGGCACAGTTTATAGAAGCTCGCTTTAAAGACGCTGGAATAAAACCTTATTTTGAGAATTATCGTGATCCGTTTGACGCAAATGGTGTTGAGGCATTTAATATTGTAGGCGTGCTGGAAGGAAATGATCCTAAGCTCAAAGATGAGGTAATTATCATAGGCGCACATTATGATCATATTGGTACTGCAAAAGCTGTTGGTGATGATACTATAGCAAACGGAGCAAACGATAATGCTGCTGGTACCACTACGGTACTTGCGCTTACAGATCATTTTACTAAAGCAAAAAGTAATAAACGTACCATTATATTTACTCTTTATTCTGCCGAAGAAAAAGGCTTGTTGGGGTCAAAAGACTTATCTAGTAGGCTCAAGGCTGCAGGTATTGATTTATACACAATGATCAGTATTGAGATGGTTGGAGTGCCTATGGTGGATAAAGACCACTCGTTATATGCCTCAGGTTATGAAAAATCTAACTTTGCAGAAAAATTCAATCAATATGCAGGTGAAAAGGTTATTGGTTTTCTTCCAAAGGCAAAAGAATTTAATCTTTTCAAGCGTAGTGATAACTATCCTTTCTTTTTAGATTTTAATATTCCTGCACATACTATTTCTTCATTTGACTTTACAAATTATGATCACTATCATGGCGTAGGTGATGAAGCAGATAAAATGGATATCGACTTTATGGAAGGACTTATTAAAAAGTTAATCCCAGGGATCACGGGAATGGCAAATAGCCCTAACAAAGAGATTAAAATGAACTAA
- a CDS encoding pyruvate dehydrogenase complex dihydrolipoamide acetyltransferase, with amino-acid sequence MAEVINMPRLSDTMEEGTVATWLKKVGDKVEEGDILAEIETDKATMEFESFNEGVLLHIGIEEGQTAKVDVLLAIIGEEGEDISGLLNGGDASAKSGEDQASSSDEKEETAAQDKANDESSDEEESADAGSDIPEGVVVVTMPRLSDTMEEGTVATWLKAIGDKVEEGDILAEIETDKATMEFESFQSGTLLHIGINEGETANVDALLAIIGPEGTDVSGVVKSGGVTKKEAPKKEEKKEAPKADKKADAPKAAPKKDNNTNSASGSSKPATNTNGGRIFASPLAKKIAEEKGINLAQVKGSGENGRIVKSDVENFTPGASQSSGAGVQQFVATGEESFEEVENSQMRKAIARGLGKSKFTAPHYYLNVEFNMENMMSFRKQFNALPDTKVSFNDMIIKATSIALKQHPQVNSQWFDDKMRLNHHVHIGVAVAVPDGLVVPVVEFANEKTLQQINAEVKVLAGKARDKKLTLPEMEGSTFTISNLGMFGITDFTSIINQPNSAILSVGAIVEKPVVKDGKLAVGHTMKLTLACDHRTVDGATGAQFLQTLKTYIENPVLMLA; translated from the coding sequence ATGGCAGAAGTAATAAATATGCCGCGTCTAAGCGACACGATGGAAGAAGGAACAGTTGCTACTTGGCTTAAAAAAGTAGGTGACAAAGTAGAAGAAGGAGATATCCTTGCTGAAATCGAAACAGATAAGGCAACCATGGAGTTTGAATCTTTTAACGAAGGTGTGCTATTACACATCGGGATTGAAGAAGGTCAAACCGCAAAAGTTGATGTTCTTTTAGCTATCATTGGTGAAGAAGGAGAAGACATTTCTGGATTATTAAATGGTGGTGACGCTTCCGCGAAAAGTGGAGAAGACCAAGCATCATCTTCTGATGAGAAAGAAGAGACTGCAGCTCAAGATAAAGCCAATGACGAATCTTCTGATGAAGAAGAATCTGCCGATGCTGGATCAGATATTCCTGAAGGAGTTGTCGTAGTAACTATGCCACGTCTGTCTGATACGATGGAGGAAGGGACAGTTGCTACTTGGTTAAAAGCCATAGGTGATAAAGTGGAAGAGGGAGATATTCTTGCTGAAATAGAAACCGACAAGGCGACTATGGAGTTTGAATCATTCCAGTCTGGTACTTTATTACACATAGGTATTAATGAAGGTGAGACGGCAAATGTTGATGCGCTACTTGCAATCATAGGCCCAGAAGGAACAGATGTTTCTGGTGTGGTAAAAAGCGGCGGAGTTACTAAAAAAGAAGCTCCAAAGAAAGAAGAAAAGAAAGAGGCTCCAAAAGCTGATAAAAAGGCAGATGCTCCAAAGGCAGCGCCTAAGAAAGATAATAATACAAACTCTGCTTCTGGTTCTTCAAAACCTGCAACAAATACTAACGGAGGACGCATATTTGCTTCTCCACTAGCAAAGAAAATAGCAGAGGAGAAAGGAATAAACCTAGCACAAGTAAAAGGTTCTGGTGAAAATGGACGTATCGTAAAAAGCGATGTTGAAAACTTCACGCCTGGTGCTAGTCAATCTTCTGGAGCAGGAGTGCAGCAATTTGTTGCTACAGGTGAAGAGAGTTTTGAAGAGGTTGAAAACTCTCAAATGCGTAAAGCAATCGCTCGCGGACTTGGTAAATCTAAGTTTACAGCGCCTCATTACTACTTGAACGTAGAGTTCAATATGGAGAATATGATGAGCTTCCGTAAGCAGTTTAATGCACTACCAGATACAAAAGTATCTTTTAATGATATGATCATTAAAGCAACGTCTATCGCATTAAAACAGCATCCGCAAGTAAACTCTCAGTGGTTTGATGATAAAATGCGTCTCAATCACCATGTACATATTGGTGTGGCGGTAGCAGTTCCAGATGGCCTTGTTGTCCCTGTTGTGGAATTTGCAAATGAAAAGACATTGCAGCAAATTAATGCTGAGGTAAAAGTACTAGCAGGAAAAGCACGTGATAAGAAGCTTACTCTTCCAGAAATGGAAGGTTCTACCTTCACTATTTCAAATTTAGGAATGTTTGGTATCACAGATTTTACTTCAATTATCAATCAGCCTAACTCTGCTATCCTATCTGTAGGAGCAATTGTAGAGAAGCCTGTGGTAAAAGATGGAAAGCTTGCTGTGGGACACACTATGAAGCTTACACTTGCTTGTGATCACCGTACTGTAGATGGCGCAACTGGAGCACAATTTTTACAAACACTTAAAACGTATATTGAAAACCCAGTATTAATGCTGGCGTAG
- the pdhA gene encoding pyruvate dehydrogenase (acetyl-transferring) E1 component subunit alpha: MKKITKETYLNWYEEMLFWRKFEDKLAQVYIQQKVRGFLHLYNGQEAILAGSLHAMDLSKDKMITAYRNHVQPIGMGVDPKRVMAELFGKATGTSQGLGGSMHIFSREKGFYGGHGIVGGQIPLGAGMAFGDKYNKTGAVTLCYFGDGAARQGSLHETFNMAMLWKLPVVFCVENNGYAMGTSVARTANHEDIWKLGLGYEMPCGPVDAMNPVAVAEAMDEAIERARRGDGPTFLELKTYRYRGHSMSDAQHYRTKDEVAEYQKIDPITQVKETILEKGYATEEEIKVMDKRVKSRVAECEKFAEESPFPDVNVMYDVVYDQEEYPFIPHRL, encoded by the coding sequence ATGAAAAAGATAACCAAAGAAACATACCTTAATTGGTACGAGGAAATGCTCTTCTGGCGCAAGTTTGAAGATAAGCTAGCTCAAGTATATATACAGCAGAAAGTCCGCGGATTTCTTCACCTTTATAATGGTCAAGAAGCAATCCTTGCCGGTTCATTGCATGCAATGGATTTATCTAAGGATAAAATGATTACTGCATATCGTAATCACGTCCAACCTATCGGTATGGGTGTAGACCCTAAGCGAGTGATGGCAGAGTTGTTTGGTAAAGCGACGGGTACATCTCAAGGTCTTGGTGGTTCTATGCATATCTTCTCTCGTGAGAAAGGATTTTATGGAGGTCACGGGATTGTAGGAGGTCAGATACCTTTGGGGGCTGGAATGGCTTTTGGAGATAAGTACAATAAAACTGGAGCGGTAACACTTTGTTATTTTGGAGATGGTGCAGCTCGTCAAGGATCTTTGCATGAAACGTTTAACATGGCAATGCTCTGGAAACTTCCAGTAGTATTTTGTGTAGAGAATAACGGGTATGCGATGGGAACATCTGTAGCTCGTACTGCAAACCATGAAGATATCTGGAAACTAGGATTAGGATATGAAATGCCTTGTGGCCCTGTAGATGCTATGAATCCAGTTGCTGTAGCCGAAGCTATGGACGAGGCTATAGAGCGTGCTCGTCGTGGTGATGGTCCTACATTTTTAGAACTTAAAACATATAGATATAGAGGTCACTCTATGTCTGATGCTCAGCACTATCGTACTAAAGACGAAGTAGCAGAGTATCAAAAAATAGATCCTATTACTCAGGTTAAAGAGACTATTCTTGAAAAGGGATACGCAACCGAAGAAGAGATCAAGGTAATGGACAAACGTGTAAAATCACGTGTGGCAGAATGTGAAAAATTTGCCGAAGAAAGTCCGTTCCCAGATGTAAACGTGATGTACGATGTAGTGTACGATCAAGAAGAATATCCATTTATACCTCATAGACTTTAA
- a CDS encoding cytidine deaminase, translated as MKKIKIESFLDVYPSKDSLPEAISSLMDAAFEAREKAYAPYSEFLVGAALLLDNGVVVTGNNQENACYPGGLCAERTAIFYASSQYPDAAMVSMAITARAKDKETTVPIPPCGICRQAIAEYEIKQKMPISLYFMGERGEVLKSDSLENILPLLFTSKYL; from the coding sequence ATGAAAAAAATAAAAATTGAATCGTTTCTAGATGTGTACCCTTCAAAAGATTCACTTCCAGAAGCGATTTCATCATTAATGGATGCTGCTTTTGAGGCAAGAGAAAAAGCCTATGCGCCATATTCAGAATTCTTAGTTGGAGCCGCGTTACTTTTAGATAATGGAGTGGTAGTCACAGGAAATAATCAAGAAAATGCCTGCTATCCTGGTGGTCTGTGTGCAGAGCGTACGGCTATTTTTTATGCATCTTCACAATATCCAGATGCAGCGATGGTCTCTATGGCAATCACGGCAAGAGCAAAAGATAAGGAGACTACGGTGCCTATTCCACCATGCGGTATTTGTAGACAAGCAATTGCAGAGTATGAAATAAAGCAAAAAATGCCTATTTCACTCTATTTTATGGGAGAGCGTGGAGAGGTTTTAAAAAGTGATTCTTTAGAAAATATACTTCCACTATTGTTTACTTCAAAATATTTGTAG
- the porV gene encoding type IX secretion system outer membrane channel protein PorV produces MNKVFTLLGVVLCSVLGSSLQAQDQPNTITTAVPFLVIAGDARAAGMGEQGVATSPDAYAVQWNPAKLAFLPNKHNVGINYTPYLGNLVNDIGLLQAVYANRIDDRSAFAASVRYFSLGTINTRNSAQDPGLDVKPNEFSIDATYALKLDDQFSMAVSGRFLQSNLRIQQLDEFADASPASSFGVDISGYYQSEEQVYSNFDGRWRAGFNISNIGPKVKYDDAGQENFIPTNLKLGGGFDFILDSYNKIFVGLEFNKLLVPTPPRREGDPGFGGDINGNGVENDDSVIAGQDDDVNFFSGIFQSFGDAPDGFSEELKEVTWSLATEYTYNDVFALRAGYFNESELKGSRKFATLGAGFEFNAIDVDLSYLFSTGSVISPLESTLRFGLTFHFGDEYDEY; encoded by the coding sequence ATGAATAAAGTTTTTACACTATTAGGAGTAGTTTTATGTAGCGTACTGGGCTCAAGCCTTCAAGCGCAAGATCAACCTAATACTATTACAACGGCAGTGCCATTCTTGGTAATAGCGGGAGACGCGCGAGCGGCTGGAATGGGAGAGCAAGGTGTTGCTACTAGTCCAGATGCATATGCTGTGCAGTGGAACCCAGCTAAACTTGCATTCTTGCCTAACAAACATAACGTAGGTATTAACTATACACCTTATCTCGGTAACTTAGTAAACGACATAGGTTTACTGCAGGCGGTTTATGCAAATCGTATTGATGATCGTAGTGCTTTTGCGGCTAGTGTAAGATATTTTAGTCTTGGTACCATCAACACGAGAAATAGTGCTCAAGATCCTGGTCTTGATGTAAAACCTAATGAATTTTCTATAGATGCAACCTATGCGCTTAAACTTGATGATCAGTTCTCTATGGCGGTTTCTGGACGTTTTTTACAGAGTAACTTACGTATACAGCAACTTGATGAGTTTGCAGATGCTAGTCCGGCGAGTTCTTTTGGAGTAGATATCTCAGGTTATTACCAGTCTGAAGAGCAAGTGTATAGTAATTTTGATGGTAGGTGGAGAGCAGGTTTTAATATTTCAAACATAGGACCTAAGGTCAAATATGACGATGCTGGGCAAGAAAATTTTATACCTACAAACCTAAAGTTAGGTGGTGGGTTTGATTTTATACTAGATAGTTATAATAAGATATTTGTAGGTCTTGAATTTAATAAATTACTAGTGCCTACACCGCCAAGAAGAGAGGGCGATCCTGGTTTTGGAGGAGATATTAATGGCAATGGTGTGGAAAATGATGATTCTGTTATAGCGGGTCAAGATGATGATGTAAACTTCTTCTCAGGAATCTTTCAATCTTTTGGTGATGCGCCAGATGGATTTAGTGAAGAGCTTAAGGAGGTTACTTGGTCTCTTGCTACAGAATATACTTATAACGATGTTTTTGCGTTGAGGGCTGGTTATTTTAATGAAAGTGAGTTAAAAGGTTCTCGTAAGTTTGCAACACTAGGAGCAGGTTTTGAGTTTAACGCAATAGATGTAGATCTTTCTTATCTTTTCTCAACGGGATCTGTTATTAGTCCTCTAGAAAGTACGCTGCGTTTTGGACTTACCTTTCATTTTGGAGATGAGTACGACGAGTATTAA